A portion of the Chthoniobacterales bacterium genome contains these proteins:
- a CDS encoding PEP-CTERM sorting domain-containing protein yields the protein MTTMNTKTTSLLTLCLVAVFSLGNAQAQTITVSTLSNAPTNSTLSSIGTQATTVQGRYFATNDFRGVAQSFQWNTSNALDAIGVKVSPTNTTSGWAWSNSTTQAYTLIISSTPNGRGSNNMSPMSVVGQYSFTLTAAQVNSTSWLNLDLDTNLSLTNGNWYVWQINPVAIDSQKRLFLENNTTQDVGNFRLLRNNEIGLPGGTAPLNGIFSNQDNLGLNGGAGDMTFYAMAIPEPTSATLVLAAAGLAALALRRRHRS from the coding sequence ATGACCACCATGAACACCAAAACAACATCCCTGCTCACCCTGTGCTTGGTCGCCGTGTTTTCACTCGGCAATGCTCAGGCGCAAACGATCACCGTGTCGACATTGTCGAACGCGCCGACCAATTCCACATTGTCCTCCATCGGGACTCAGGCGACAACCGTGCAGGGGAGATATTTCGCCACGAACGACTTCCGGGGTGTTGCCCAATCATTCCAGTGGAACACGAGCAATGCGCTTGATGCCATCGGCGTAAAGGTATCACCAACCAACACCACGAGCGGTTGGGCTTGGTCCAACAGCACGACGCAGGCTTACACGCTGATCATCAGCTCGACCCCAAATGGTCGTGGTTCAAACAACATGTCACCGATGAGTGTCGTGGGCCAATACAGCTTCACGCTGACCGCGGCCCAAGTGAACAGCACCTCGTGGTTGAATCTCGACCTGGATACGAATCTCTCGCTGACCAATGGCAACTGGTATGTGTGGCAGATCAACCCGGTTGCTATTGACTCGCAAAAGCGGCTCTTCTTGGAAAACAACACCACGCAAGACGTTGGCAACTTCCGCCTGTTGAGGAATAATGAAATAGGCCTGCCCGGCGGCACAGCTCCTCTTAACGGTATCTTCTCGAACCAAGACAACTTGGGCCTGAACGGCGGCGCTGGTGACATGACCTTTTACGCCATGGCCATTCCTGAGCCGACCTCGGCCACCTTGGTGCTTGCCGCGGCCGGTTTGGCAGCGTTGGCTCTGCGTCGCCGCCATCGGAGTTAG
- a CDS encoding prepilin-type N-terminal cleavage/methylation domain-containing protein — translation MPPFRVSSGGSTESRAFTLIELLVVIAIIALLAALSFPVFGSMRRSSDLASGVQAQKNIGAALTQYIADSGGKLPTLTSHTQFVVKEKFAGDGLMLHLAPYLGAAHLKATDYVPGTASKAFLRQENPLNTACYWLPFRTTELLDGTKATPFGTRWDPGAVGVRLMAIANPSRQVALIDTMPGAGAALPKQPLYGDRRVAMFFDFHAEVVATNFPWSTTQP, via the coding sequence ATGCCACCATTCCGCGTTTCCAGTGGGGGCAGCACGGAATCACGCGCCTTCACCCTCATCGAGTTGCTGGTGGTGATCGCCATCATTGCCCTGCTCGCGGCTTTGTCGTTCCCGGTTTTTGGGTCGATGCGTCGTTCTTCCGATCTGGCAAGCGGCGTGCAGGCGCAAAAGAACATCGGCGCGGCGCTGACACAATACATTGCCGATTCCGGCGGGAAGCTTCCCACCCTGACGTCCCACACCCAGTTTGTGGTCAAAGAAAAATTCGCAGGTGACGGTCTCATGTTGCACCTTGCCCCGTATCTGGGAGCAGCGCACCTGAAGGCGACAGATTATGTTCCCGGCACAGCCAGCAAAGCGTTCCTACGACAGGAAAACCCCCTGAACACGGCCTGCTACTGGCTTCCGTTTCGAACGACCGAACTTCTCGACGGCACCAAGGCAACACCGTTCGGAACGCGATGGGACCCGGGTGCCGTGGGAGTGCGGCTTATGGCGATCGCCAACCCTTCGCGCCAAGTTGCCCTGATTGACACAATGCCCGGTGCCGGCGCGGCCTTGCCGAAACAACCCCTCTACGGCGACCGCCGGGTCGCCATGTTTTTCGACTTTCACGCCGAGGTGGTTGCGACGAATTTTCCATGGAGCACGACGCAGCCATGA